One genomic region from Muriicola soli encodes:
- the lysS gene encoding lysine--tRNA ligase produces MQLSEQEVIRRDKLSKLREMGINPYPAELYPVDTRSSQAKKNYEEGKEVVVAGRLMSRRIQGKASFAELQDSEGRIQLYFNRDEICPGDDKTLYNDVYKKLLDIGDIIGVKGSLFTTQVGEKTIMVKHFDLLSKSLRPLPLPKKDSEGHVYDEFNDPEQRYRQRYVDLVVNPKVKETFVKRTKITNSIREFFNEMGYLEVETPILQPIPGGAAARPFVTHHNALNIPLYLRIANELYLKRLIVGGFEGVYEFSKDFRNEGMDRTHNPEFTVMELYVAYKDYNWMMDTTERLLEKVAMDAHGSTKVKVGKNEIDFKAPYPRVPLLGAIKEHTGYDLNGKDEIEIREIAQKLGIETDESMGKGKLIDEIFGETCEKFYIQPTFIIDYPKEMSPLTKEHRTNQDLTERFELMVNGKEIANAYSELNDPLDQRARFEDQLKLSEKGDDEAMFIDQDFLRALEYGMPPTSGIGIGIDRLVMLMTDNASIQEVLFFPQMRPEKKPLDLSENEKTILGYLKEQNPMPLLSLKEKAGLSNKAWDKGIKGLNAHGLVKVVKEGENLLCTLQ; encoded by the coding sequence ATGCAACTGTCTGAACAAGAAGTCATCCGGAGAGATAAACTTTCCAAACTACGCGAAATGGGTATCAATCCCTATCCTGCTGAACTTTATCCGGTAGATACCCGGTCTTCCCAGGCTAAAAAGAATTACGAAGAAGGCAAAGAGGTGGTTGTGGCAGGCCGACTCATGTCTCGCCGTATTCAAGGGAAGGCATCTTTTGCAGAACTTCAGGACAGCGAAGGCAGAATACAGTTGTATTTCAACCGCGACGAGATCTGCCCGGGGGACGACAAAACCCTGTATAATGACGTCTATAAGAAATTACTGGACATTGGGGATATCATTGGGGTAAAAGGCAGCTTATTTACCACACAAGTGGGAGAAAAGACCATTATGGTAAAGCACTTTGATCTGTTGAGTAAATCACTAAGACCACTCCCTCTCCCCAAAAAAGATTCGGAAGGACACGTCTATGACGAATTCAATGATCCCGAACAGCGCTATCGCCAGCGTTATGTAGACCTTGTCGTTAATCCCAAAGTAAAGGAGACTTTTGTGAAAAGGACAAAGATCACCAACAGTATCAGGGAATTCTTTAACGAGATGGGGTATTTGGAGGTGGAAACACCTATACTACAGCCCATCCCCGGAGGTGCAGCCGCCAGGCCTTTTGTCACCCACCACAATGCCCTGAACATTCCTCTCTACCTGAGAATCGCTAACGAATTATACCTAAAAAGACTTATTGTAGGAGGATTTGAAGGGGTCTACGAATTCTCAAAAGACTTCAGGAATGAAGGAATGGACCGGACCCATAACCCGGAATTTACGGTTATGGAACTCTATGTGGCGTACAAGGATTACAATTGGATGATGGATACTACGGAACGTCTCCTGGAAAAAGTAGCCATGGATGCTCATGGAAGTACTAAAGTGAAGGTGGGCAAGAACGAGATCGATTTTAAGGCACCTTATCCCAGAGTACCCTTACTCGGGGCGATAAAAGAGCATACCGGATATGATCTTAATGGAAAAGACGAGATCGAAATTCGCGAAATCGCACAAAAACTGGGAATTGAAACCGATGAGAGTATGGGGAAAGGCAAGCTGATTGATGAGATTTTCGGTGAAACCTGTGAGAAATTCTACATTCAGCCCACTTTTATCATAGATTACCCCAAAGAGATGAGTCCGCTTACCAAAGAACACAGAACCAACCAGGATCTTACCGAGCGATTTGAATTAATGGTCAACGGCAAGGAAATCGCCAATGCGTATTCGGAGTTGAATGATCCCCTGGACCAGCGCGCACGTTTCGAAGACCAGTTAAAACTTTCGGAAAAAGGAGACGATGAAGCCATGTTTATAGACCAGGATTTCCTCAGGGCTTTGGAATACGGAATGCCACCTACTTCAGGGATTGGGATTGGGATAGACCGACTGGTAATGCTGATGACAGACAATGCCTCCATACAGGAAGTATTGTTCTTCCCGCAGATGAGACCGGAAAAGAAACCACTAGACCTGAGTGAGAACGAAAAAACCATTTTGGGTTATCTGAAGGAACAAAACCCAATGCCATTATTATCCCTCAAGGAAAAAGCAGGTTTGAGTAACAAAGCCTGGGATAAGGGCATAAAAGGTCTAAATGCTCATGGCCTGGTAAAAGTGGTAAAAGAAGGAGAAAATCTGCTCTGCACCCTGCAGTAA
- a CDS encoding PKD domain-containing protein, protein MKKYYLLGVCLILLYACSKDANPLIDENPDEGLALKACFELSATTINVGEMLTINNCSEGATSYLFDFGNGSSSELESPSISFEEGGSYEITLTVTNDDEESESVSKTVTVVVIEASYLFPEIPDGFTGLPLEVGINPTTGNIFSLELYQDNIGTEGSKFFYREFDENFQYASNYIADKPYNSGSGFVNFYPSGKMNFVFSRTLGGLYGTQEVNYTSVWTLLNAISSATKHSYGALADGADDLYFGTEEEGGIYKTAIEKRNSSGDAFEVILNNFGPADSMIGDMIAVDGGYVAFGAVFSKNISLPYVSGYKPLLVYMDGNLNVTGHVIYEDTSIAETVADCNDLNGSYQLTQLSNGNLVMYSHGELRVTDPGGNTVSKSYFEGSSNIQALIELGDSFVISTDEYLRKFSAQGAQTAQLKYNGNYLPELVKKDNVLFFIAGYDHESEIKIFYGACDNDLTLIDLSP, encoded by the coding sequence ATGAAAAAATACTACCTCCTGGGCGTATGCCTGATCCTTTTATACGCGTGTTCTAAAGACGCAAACCCTCTAATTGACGAAAATCCCGACGAAGGACTGGCCCTTAAGGCTTGTTTCGAATTGAGTGCTACTACAATAAATGTTGGTGAGATGCTCACCATCAATAATTGTTCTGAAGGAGCAACCTCCTATTTGTTTGATTTCGGCAATGGCAGCAGTAGTGAACTGGAAAGTCCTTCAATAAGTTTTGAAGAAGGTGGAAGCTATGAGATCACCCTTACGGTCACTAATGACGATGAGGAAAGTGAGTCCGTGTCCAAAACGGTTACCGTTGTGGTCATTGAGGCTTCTTATCTGTTTCCTGAAATCCCGGACGGTTTTACCGGCCTACCCCTTGAAGTAGGGATCAATCCTACAACCGGAAATATCTTTTCCCTGGAGTTATACCAGGACAACATAGGTACTGAGGGGTCAAAATTTTTCTACCGAGAATTTGATGAGAATTTTCAATACGCCTCAAATTACATAGCCGACAAACCTTATAATTCAGGAAGCGGATTTGTAAACTTCTATCCTTCCGGTAAAATGAATTTCGTCTTTTCCAGAACGCTGGGCGGCCTCTATGGCACTCAAGAAGTAAATTACACCAGTGTATGGACCTTGCTGAATGCAATTAGTTCTGCAACAAAGCACAGTTACGGTGCCCTCGCTGACGGCGCAGATGATCTTTACTTTGGAACTGAAGAAGAGGGTGGCATTTACAAAACTGCCATAGAAAAACGAAATAGCAGTGGGGATGCCTTTGAAGTAATCTTGAATAATTTTGGCCCTGCCGATTCCATGATTGGAGATATGATCGCCGTAGATGGGGGTTATGTAGCCTTTGGGGCAGTCTTCTCCAAGAACATTTCCCTCCCTTATGTTTCAGGGTATAAACCCCTGTTAGTATATATGGATGGGAATCTGAATGTAACCGGCCATGTGATTTACGAAGATACGTCCATCGCCGAAACTGTTGCCGACTGTAACGACCTAAATGGAAGCTATCAACTTACTCAGCTTAGTAACGGGAACCTGGTCATGTACAGTCATGGTGAGCTCAGGGTGACCGATCCTGGAGGAAATACGGTAAGTAAATCTTATTTTGAAGGGAGCTCAAACATTCAGGCCCTGATTGAACTGGGAGATTCCTTTGTGATCTCCACAGATGAATACCTGCGTAAATTCAGTGCTCAGGGTGCTCAAACAGCGCAATTAAAATACAATGGAAACTACCTTCCCGAATTGGTCAAAAAGGACAATGTGCTCTTTTTTATAGCGGGATATGATCATGAAAGTGAAATAAAAATCTTCTACGGAGCCTGTGACAATGATCTAACACTCATTGATCTGAGCCCGTAA